In Desulfofundulus kuznetsovii DSM 6115, the following are encoded in one genomic region:
- the istB gene encoding IS21-like element helper ATPase IstB produces MINEQSELAVVENLAKTLKLPTVAAQAGPLSREAQAQGTSYLRYLAAVLEQELLHREEASLKRRLKAACFPVTKTLDSFDFSAVPSLSKTQVLGLARGEFIRRKENIILMGNTGIGKTHLAIGLATAACRQGYRVRFFAVPELVNELRAAYQENRLNRFIRQWLKYDLVVQDELGYVPFDQLSAQLLFQVHAARYERGSIIITTNLEFGQWVELFGDERLTAALIDRLTHRAHILVLNGESYRFRESLRRQGAKDASSVTG; encoded by the coding sequence ATGATTAATGAACAGAGCGAACTGGCAGTGGTGGAAAACCTGGCGAAGACACTTAAACTGCCCACTGTGGCCGCCCAGGCCGGCCCGCTGTCCCGCGAGGCCCAGGCGCAAGGCACCTCCTACCTGCGCTACCTGGCTGCGGTGCTGGAACAAGAGCTTCTCCACCGGGAAGAAGCATCCCTTAAACGACGGCTTAAAGCGGCCTGCTTCCCGGTAACCAAAACGCTGGACAGCTTTGACTTTAGCGCCGTGCCCAGCTTATCCAAAACTCAGGTGCTGGGCCTGGCCCGCGGAGAGTTTATCCGCCGGAAAGAAAACATAATTCTCATGGGCAACACGGGCATAGGTAAAACCCACCTGGCCATTGGCCTTGCCACGGCAGCCTGCCGGCAGGGCTACCGGGTGCGTTTCTTCGCCGTGCCTGAACTGGTTAACGAACTGAGAGCCGCTTACCAGGAAAATCGCTTGAACCGCTTTATACGTCAATGGCTGAAATACGACCTTGTAGTTCAGGATGAATTAGGTTACGTTCCTTTTGACCAGTTAAGCGCCCAGCTTTTATTCCAGGTGCATGCCGCCCGGTACGAACGGGGCAGTATAATCATTACTACAAACCTGGAATTCGGCCAGTGGGTGGAGCTTTTTGGCGATGAGCGGCTAACAGCTGCGTTGATCGACCGGCTGACCCACCGGGCACACATCCTGGTACTTAACGGGGAAAGCTACCGGTTCCGGGAAAGTCTCAGGCGGCAGGGCGCAAAGGATGCTTCTTCCGTTACCGGGTAA